One region of Qipengyuania sp. SS22 genomic DNA includes:
- a CDS encoding sensor histidine kinase: MSTVGTRYIAHAKADAEAKLVEADELLAELQQACGGSIGTRIAIPELLALVEKAQTYGLRLARQFEAVDGEQRITAWVEIAPQTNDEGEPEGCAIDVVNWHTEALPPENDIEAARRRMEINRHLADCTARLDSQQRLLSIDTEAADLAEFAQKALANVGKPWTDFVILPGNTHQQPLHWRLLDGTTCEIDGSARRWTAHLEPLGQPQPGSAGFVLYLTAERPLSSGGGEDESVDREGPSFGRDLTPVLRQPINRIIANAETIRTKLAGPLADEYSSYAADIATAAQHLLALIDDLSDLEVVESEDFATAPDRIELADVARRACGILGVRAREKGIALGAPPEGESQLAIAEFRRVLQILLNLVGNAIRYSPADSEVWIRLDRIGNRALITVADQGHGLGEDQQERVFEKFERLGRSGDGGSGLGLYISRRIARAMDGDLTVESAPGQGARFTLSVPAAEDLREKPR; the protein is encoded by the coding sequence ATGTCCACTGTTGGAACCCGCTATATCGCCCACGCGAAAGCCGATGCCGAAGCTAAGCTGGTCGAAGCCGATGAGCTGCTGGCCGAGCTTCAGCAGGCCTGCGGCGGCTCGATTGGGACGCGTATCGCGATCCCCGAACTGCTCGCCTTGGTCGAGAAAGCGCAGACCTATGGCCTGCGCCTCGCGCGGCAATTCGAAGCGGTGGACGGCGAACAGCGGATCACCGCCTGGGTCGAAATCGCACCGCAGACGAATGACGAAGGCGAGCCGGAGGGCTGCGCGATCGATGTGGTCAACTGGCATACCGAGGCCCTGCCGCCCGAAAACGACATCGAGGCGGCGCGGCGGCGCATGGAGATCAACCGGCACCTCGCCGACTGCACCGCGCGGCTCGATTCTCAGCAGCGGTTGCTGTCGATCGATACCGAAGCGGCCGATCTCGCCGAATTTGCGCAGAAGGCGTTGGCCAATGTCGGCAAGCCCTGGACCGATTTCGTCATCCTGCCGGGCAATACGCACCAGCAACCGCTGCACTGGCGCCTGCTCGACGGGACGACCTGCGAGATCGACGGGTCGGCACGCCGCTGGACCGCACATCTCGAACCTTTGGGCCAACCGCAGCCGGGCAGCGCGGGCTTCGTACTTTACCTGACCGCCGAACGCCCTTTGTCGAGCGGGGGCGGCGAGGACGAGTCTGTGGACCGCGAGGGGCCGTCTTTCGGTCGCGACCTTACCCCCGTCCTGCGTCAGCCGATCAACCGGATCATCGCCAATGCGGAAACGATTCGCACCAAGCTCGCCGGGCCGCTGGCGGATGAATACAGCTCTTACGCGGCAGATATCGCCACCGCAGCGCAGCACCTGCTCGCGCTAATCGACGATCTGTCCGATCTCGAAGTGGTCGAATCGGAGGATTTTGCCACAGCACCAGACCGGATCGAGCTGGCCGATGTGGCGCGCCGCGCCTGCGGTATCCTTGGCGTGAGGGCGCGCGAGAAGGGCATTGCTTTGGGCGCGCCGCCCGAAGGCGAAAGCCAGCTGGCAATTGCCGAATTTCGCCGCGTGCTCCAGATCCTGCTAAATCTGGTGGGCAATGCGATCCGCTATTCGCCCGCCGATAGCGAGGTGTGGATCCGCCTTGACCGGATTGGCAATCGCGCGCTGATTACCGTTGCCGACCAGGGGCACGGGTTGGGCGAAGACCAGCAGGAACGCGTGTTCGAGAAATTCGAACGCCTTGGCCGCAGCGGTGACGGGGGATCGGGTCTCGGCCTCTATATCTCGCGGCGCATTGCGCGCGCGATGGATGGCGATCTGACGGTGGAGAGTGCGCCGGGGCAGGGCGCACGCTTTACGCTGTCGGTGCCCGCGGCTGAAGATTTGCGCGAAAAACCGCGCTGA
- the nuoN gene encoding NADH-quinone oxidoreductase subunit NuoN, giving the protein MSYATSLYLTGAEVGLSLTGLVILLIAAWTGTKSARLLTIVTVAALVGAALFSMSLFDRATGEVAGRAFGDLYRADAFGSFAKMLIYLASAAVLVVTPRFFAQTGSYRAEYPVLMIFNAVGMGMMVSASDLMTLYIGLEMSSLSSYVLASFLRQDGRSSEAGLKYFVLGALASGIILYGISLVYGFTGSTNYDGIRAAFDANFSTGALFGVVFVLAGLAFKISAVPFHMWTPDVYEGAPTPVTAFFATAPKVAAMGMLVRMAMDPFAGEVDSWRQIVIFAALASVVVGALGAIGQQNLKRLLAYSSINNVGFILIGLAAATPAGVASVLTYLAIYVAMTVGSFTALLMLRDPEGQNLETFADIAGLSTMRPALAWSLLVLMFSLAGIPPLFGFWGKFVVFQAAVQADLVALAAIGIAASVIGAFYYLKFIKVMFFDEPTRAVESKSPLSHWLVLGLCVAILSPLGYLLTIPLGEWTAQAAASFIAAT; this is encoded by the coding sequence ATGTCCTACGCCACCTCGCTCTATCTCACCGGCGCCGAAGTCGGCCTGTCGCTTACCGGATTGGTCATCCTGCTGATTGCCGCCTGGACCGGAACCAAGTCCGCGCGCCTGCTGACCATCGTCACGGTTGCCGCGCTGGTTGGTGCAGCGCTGTTCAGCATGAGTCTGTTCGATCGCGCCACCGGTGAAGTCGCCGGCCGCGCCTTCGGCGATCTCTACCGCGCCGATGCCTTCGGCAGTTTTGCCAAGATGCTGATCTATCTCGCCTCGGCTGCGGTGCTGGTGGTTACTCCGCGCTTTTTCGCGCAGACGGGCAGTTACCGCGCCGAATATCCCGTGCTGATGATCTTCAACGCGGTCGGGATGGGCATGATGGTGTCTGCCAGCGACCTGATGACCCTCTATATCGGTCTCGAGATGTCGAGCCTGTCGAGCTATGTGCTGGCCAGTTTCCTGCGCCAGGACGGCCGCTCGAGTGAAGCGGGTCTCAAGTATTTCGTGCTCGGCGCGCTGGCGTCGGGGATCATCCTGTACGGGATCAGCCTCGTCTACGGTTTTACCGGCTCGACCAATTACGACGGTATCCGCGCCGCGTTCGACGCCAATTTCTCGACCGGCGCGCTGTTCGGCGTGGTCTTCGTGCTTGCCGGTTTGGCCTTCAAGATCAGTGCCGTGCCGTTCCACATGTGGACGCCCGACGTTTACGAAGGCGCGCCTACGCCGGTCACCGCTTTCTTCGCCACGGCCCCCAAGGTCGCGGCGATGGGCATGCTGGTGCGCATGGCGATGGACCCGTTTGCGGGCGAGGTCGACAGTTGGCGCCAGATCGTGATCTTCGCCGCGCTCGCCTCGGTCGTGGTCGGCGCGCTTGGCGCGATCGGGCAGCAGAACCTCAAGCGTTTGCTCGCCTATTCCTCGATCAACAATGTCGGCTTCATCCTGATCGGTCTGGCCGCAGCCACCCCTGCGGGTGTGGCCAGCGTGCTGACCTATCTCGCGATTTATGTCGCGATGACCGTCGGCAGCTTTACCGCGCTGCTGATGCTGCGCGATCCCGAGGGCCAGAACCTCGAGACCTTCGCCGATATCGCCGGTCTGTCGACCATGCGCCCGGCACTGGCCTGGTCGCTGCTCGTGCTGATGTTCAGCCTTGCCGGTATCCCGCCGTTGTTCGGCTTCTGGGGCAAGTTCGTGGTCTTCCAGGCCGCGGTGCAGGCCGATCTTGTCGCGCTGGCCGCGATCGGGATCGCTGCCAGCGTGATCGGGGCGTTCTACTACCTCAAGTTCATCAAGGTGATGTTCTTCGACGAGCCGACGCGCGCGGTCGAGAGCAAGAGCCCGCTGAGCCATTGGCTGGTGCTGGGACTGTGCGTCGCGATTCTCTCGCCGCTCGGCTACCTGCTGACCATCCCGCTGGGTGAATGGACAGCACAGGCCGCCGCTTCGTTCATCGCGGCTACGTGA
- a CDS encoding biotin--[acetyl-CoA-carboxylase] ligase — protein sequence MIRFVAETGSTNSDLAAQLRAGEALPESHWLVADRQVAGRGRQARNWFDSKGNFMGSTLVRVSPRDPSPATLALVAAVAAYEAVAALLAEPAKLRLKWPNDLMLDGAKLSGILLEREGDAIIVGMGVNLAAAPDLPDRKTAALADFGPTPDRDMFAHSLAAAFARELDRWRTYGLEPLARRWESVAHPLGTPLIVQPPGEERIEGAFGGLTLDGALSLRLADGSTRVIHAGDVMLQNEES from the coding sequence GTGATCCGTTTCGTCGCCGAAACCGGTTCGACCAATTCCGATCTAGCCGCGCAGCTGCGCGCTGGTGAGGCCTTGCCGGAAAGCCATTGGCTGGTTGCCGACCGGCAGGTTGCCGGACGCGGACGGCAGGCGCGCAATTGGTTCGACAGCAAGGGCAATTTCATGGGCTCGACACTGGTGCGCGTTTCACCGCGCGATCCCAGCCCAGCAACGCTTGCGCTGGTTGCAGCCGTGGCGGCTTATGAAGCGGTGGCCGCGCTGCTTGCCGAACCGGCAAAGCTGCGGCTCAAATGGCCCAACGATCTGATGCTGGACGGTGCCAAATTGTCGGGCATCCTGCTCGAGCGCGAAGGCGATGCAATTATCGTCGGTATGGGCGTGAACCTGGCGGCAGCGCCCGATCTGCCCGATCGCAAGACCGCGGCGCTGGCCGACTTCGGACCCACACCCGATCGCGACATGTTCGCCCATTCCCTGGCGGCCGCCTTCGCGCGCGAACTCGACCGGTGGCGGACCTATGGCCTCGAACCGCTTGCGCGGCGCTGGGAAAGCGTTGCTCACCCGCTCGGCACGCCGTTGATCGTCCAGCCTCCGGGCGAAGAGCGGATCGAAGGCGCGTTCGGCGGGCTCACACTCGACGGAGCGCTGTCGCTGCGCTTGGCGGATGGTTCGACCCGTGTCATCCATGCAGGTGACGTAATGCTCCAGAACGAGGAAAGTTGA
- a CDS encoding ribonuclease J, translated as MKKDFTPEDELLFLALGGSGEIGMNVNLYGCQGRWLMVDLGMTFSGDQYPGVDLVFADLEFIEERSKQLDAIVLTHAHEDHIGAVPYFAADLGVPIYATPFTADLVRRKLSEAGLVDQVELHVISDDHGSFEVGPFEITYLPLAHSIAEGNALLIETPHGRIFHTGDWKLDEDPIIGEPTTEEELTEIGDEGVLALVCDSTNVFNAAPSGSEGAVHKGLLEEVQRHAGKRVLVTTFASNVARLQTLGDVARETGRQVCVAGRSLDRIIEVAQDNGYLEDFPEPVDLDTAMGLPRGEILILATGGQGEPRAALARVADENHPIELVSGDVVLFSSRQIPGNELSIGIVQNKLAARGITMVTDRQSMIHVSGHPGRPELEALYGWLRPEILVPVHGEMRHMQEQGRVGEASGIPEQVVQQNGDLVRLAPGAPGKIAEVKAGRLVLDGDIIVPANGEAIAMRRRIMREGVVIVALDGDLNPRIDSLGLPLDEDYESFVAEAVSDIRAAIGKLRGADRRNEGSVHEAARLAARRAAQRWSGKRPQVRVIVPNL; from the coding sequence GTGAAGAAGGATTTCACTCCCGAAGACGAACTGCTGTTCCTCGCGCTTGGCGGCTCGGGCGAAATTGGCATGAACGTCAACCTCTATGGCTGCCAGGGCCGCTGGTTGATGGTCGATCTGGGCATGACGTTTTCGGGCGATCAGTACCCGGGCGTCGATCTGGTCTTCGCCGATCTCGAATTCATCGAGGAACGCAGCAAGCAGCTCGACGCGATCGTGCTGACGCATGCGCATGAGGATCATATCGGCGCAGTACCCTATTTCGCCGCCGATCTGGGTGTGCCGATCTATGCCACGCCGTTCACTGCCGATCTGGTCCGCCGCAAGCTGTCCGAAGCGGGGCTGGTCGACCAGGTCGAGCTGCATGTGATTTCGGATGATCACGGCAGCTTCGAAGTCGGCCCGTTCGAGATCACCTACCTACCGCTCGCGCATTCGATCGCCGAGGGCAATGCACTGCTGATCGAAACGCCGCACGGGCGCATCTTCCACACCGGCGACTGGAAGCTCGACGAAGACCCGATCATCGGCGAACCGACGACCGAGGAAGAGCTGACCGAAATCGGGGACGAAGGCGTGCTGGCACTGGTGTGCGACAGCACCAATGTCTTTAACGCCGCGCCCAGCGGATCCGAAGGCGCGGTCCACAAGGGACTGCTCGAAGAAGTCCAGCGGCATGCGGGCAAGCGCGTGCTGGTGACGACCTTCGCCAGCAATGTCGCGCGGCTGCAGACGCTGGGCGATGTCGCGCGTGAAACCGGGCGCCAGGTCTGCGTAGCGGGGCGTTCGCTCGACCGCATCATCGAGGTGGCGCAGGACAATGGCTATCTCGAGGATTTTCCCGAACCGGTCGATTTGGATACCGCCATGGGATTGCCGCGGGGCGAGATACTCATCCTCGCTACCGGCGGGCAGGGCGAACCCCGCGCCGCACTGGCCCGGGTGGCGGACGAAAACCACCCGATCGAATTGGTCAGCGGCGATGTCGTGCTGTTTTCGAGCCGGCAGATCCCGGGCAATGAATTGTCCATCGGCATCGTGCAGAACAAGCTCGCGGCGCGCGGTATCACCATGGTCACCGACCGGCAGAGCATGATCCACGTATCGGGCCATCCCGGGCGCCCCGAACTCGAAGCGCTTTATGGCTGGCTGCGGCCCGAAATCCTCGTCCCCGTTCATGGCGAGATGCGCCACATGCAGGAACAGGGCCGCGTCGGTGAAGCCAGCGGCATTCCCGAGCAGGTCGTGCAGCAGAATGGCGACCTTGTCCGCCTCGCGCCCGGAGCGCCGGGCAAGATCGCCGAGGTTAAGGCGGGGCGGCTCGTCCTCGACGGGGACATCATCGTACCTGCCAATGGCGAGGCCATCGCCATGCGACGCCGGATCATGCGTGAAGGCGTGGTGATCGTGGCGCTCGATGGCGATCTCAATCCGCGGATCGACAGCCTGGGGCTGCCGCTCGACGAGGATTACGAGAGCTTCGTCGCCGAGGCGGTCAGCGATATCCGCGCGGCCATCGGCAAGCTGCGCGGCGCCGACCGACGCAATGAAGGCAGCGTGCACGAAGCGGCGCGTCTGGCCGCACGGCGCGCGGCGCAGCGCTGGTCGGGCAAGCGCCCGCAGGTCCGCGTGATCGTGCCCAACCTGTAG
- a CDS encoding type III pantothenate kinase produces the protein MLLAADVGNTNVVFALIEGREIKARWRIASDPRRTGDEYAVWLLQLAEFQGFSSGDIDQVIIGSVVPRAVHNLTVLSEKYLGITPLIAGQGAADWGFELDIEQPSSLGADRALNTIAAHRKYDGDLIVIDFGTATTFDAVDFTGAYKGGIIAPGINLSLDALVGNTAKLPRIAIEKPASDSVIGRNTEDQMLIGVFWGYVGLIEGLIARMKKEIGRPVKVVATGGLAILFDEHTELFDAVDSDLTLDGLAILAERAA, from the coding sequence ATGCTGCTCGCCGCCGATGTCGGAAATACCAATGTGGTCTTCGCCCTGATCGAGGGACGCGAGATCAAGGCCCGTTGGCGGATCGCCTCGGACCCGCGCCGGACTGGCGACGAATATGCGGTCTGGCTGCTCCAGCTGGCCGAGTTCCAGGGGTTCAGCAGCGGCGATATCGACCAGGTCATCATCGGTTCGGTCGTGCCGCGCGCGGTCCACAACCTGACTGTGCTGTCCGAAAAATACCTCGGCATCACGCCGCTGATCGCGGGGCAGGGGGCAGCCGACTGGGGCTTCGAACTCGATATCGAACAGCCCAGCTCGCTGGGGGCCGACCGCGCGCTCAACACGATCGCTGCGCACCGGAAATATGACGGCGATCTGATCGTCATCGATTTCGGCACCGCGACGACTTTCGATGCGGTGGATTTCACCGGCGCCTACAAGGGCGGGATCATCGCACCGGGCATCAACCTGTCGCTCGATGCGCTGGTCGGCAACACCGCCAAGCTGCCGCGTATCGCGATCGAGAAGCCGGCCAGCGACAGTGTCATCGGACGCAACACCGAGGACCAGATGCTGATCGGCGTGTTCTGGGGCTATGTTGGGCTGATCGAAGGCCTGATAGCGCGGATGAAGAAGGAAATCGGGCGGCCCGTCAAAGTGGTTGCGACCGGCGGCCTCGCGATCCTGTTCGACGAACATACCGAGCTGTTCGATGCGGTCGATTCCGACCTCACACTCGACGGTCTCGCCATACTTGCGGAGCGCGCAGCGTGA
- a CDS encoding citrate synthase, whose product MADKQATLDLGGQTQEFPVLQGSVGPDVVDIRKLYGTTGKFTYDPGYKSTASCESALTYIDGEEGILLHRGYPIGQLAENSSFMEVSYLLLNGELPQQSELDDFTYTITRHTMLHDQLRQFYQGFRRDAHPMAIMCGVVGALSAFYHDSTDISDPEQRKIASHRLIAKMPTIAAMAYKYSVGQPMMQPDNSLSYTGNFLRMTFGVPAEEYEIHPAIERAMDRIFILHADHEQNASTSTVRLAGSSGANPFACIAAGIACLWGPAHGGANEAALNMLQEIGTPDRIPHYIERAKDKNDPFRLMGFGHRVYKNYDPRATVMQQTLREVFEALNVKDPVFETALKLEELALNDDYFKEKKLFPNVDFYSGIILNAIGFPTTMFTALFALARTVGWVAQWNEMISDPAQVIGRPRQLYTGPTARDYVSINQR is encoded by the coding sequence GACCGGCAAGTTCACCTACGACCCGGGCTATAAGTCGACCGCCAGCTGCGAAAGCGCGCTGACCTATATCGACGGCGAAGAAGGCATCCTCCTGCACCGCGGCTATCCGATCGGCCAGCTGGCGGAAAACTCCTCCTTCATGGAAGTCTCCTACCTGTTGCTCAACGGCGAACTGCCGCAGCAGTCGGAACTCGACGACTTCACCTACACGATCACGCGGCACACCATGCTGCACGATCAGCTGCGCCAGTTCTACCAGGGTTTCCGCCGCGATGCGCACCCGATGGCGATCATGTGCGGCGTCGTCGGCGCGCTGTCGGCCTTCTATCACGACAGTACCGACATTTCGGACCCCGAGCAGCGCAAGATCGCCAGCCATCGGCTGATCGCGAAGATGCCGACCATCGCCGCGATGGCGTATAAATACTCGGTCGGTCAGCCGATGATGCAGCCGGACAATTCGCTCAGCTACACGGGCAATTTCCTGCGCATGACCTTCGGCGTCCCGGCCGAGGAATATGAGATCCACCCCGCCATCGAACGCGCGATGGATCGCATCTTCATTCTCCATGCCGACCACGAGCAGAACGCGTCGACCTCGACCGTGCGCCTTGCCGGTTCGTCGGGCGCCAATCCCTTCGCCTGCATCGCAGCGGGGATCGCCTGCCTGTGGGGCCCGGCGCACGGCGGCGCCAACGAAGCCGCGCTCAACATGCTGCAGGAAATCGGCACGCCCGATCGCATCCCGCACTATATCGAGCGCGCCAAGGACAAGAACGATCCGTTCCGCCTGATGGGCTTCGGCCACCGCGTCTACAAGAACTACGACCCACGCGCGACGGTCATGCAGCAGACGCTGCGCGAAGTGTTCGAGGCGCTGAACGTCAAGGACCCGGTGTTCGAGACCGCGCTCAAGCTGGAAGAGCTCGCGCTCAACGACGACTACTTCAAGGAAAAGAAGCTTTTCCCGAACGTCGACTTCTACTCGGGCATCATTCTCAACGCGATCGGCTTCCCGACGACGATGTTCACCGCGCTGTTTGCGCTTGCCCGCACCGTCGGCTGGGTCGCGCAGTGGAACGAGATGATCTCCGACCCCGCACAGGTCATCGGTCGTCCGCGCCAGCTCTACACCGGCCCGACGGCGCGCGACTACGTTTCGATCAACCAGCGCTGA
- a CDS encoding DUF1467 family protein — MQWTSIVAIYFLFFVFSAFVLLPFGVRTHDEAGVAKIPGQADSAPVEFRGWRLLGRAAILAAVVTAAYVLNYINGWITIEDLAVWGPSFE; from the coding sequence ATGCAGTGGACCAGCATAGTCGCGATCTATTTCCTGTTCTTCGTCTTCAGCGCCTTCGTGCTGCTGCCTTTCGGTGTGCGCACGCATGACGAGGCGGGGGTGGCGAAGATCCCGGGTCAGGCCGACAGCGCCCCGGTCGAATTCCGCGGATGGCGGCTGTTGGGGCGCGCCGCGATACTCGCAGCCGTGGTGACCGCGGCCTATGTCCTGAATTACATCAATGGCTGGATCACCATCGAAGACCTTGCCGTTTGGGGCCCGTCTTTCGAATGA
- a CDS encoding ATPase: MRKRSLIQAVDQTTDDTTTETEVSEAVTQPISNETEEVYEEEWYAEPEPVRSFSWVVPALAILAILGWTGFFGWAHRAELLAAPAPTAWTGLITQWAVPVLLIVSLWLLAMRNSTREARRFSEVAQTLSAQSAELETRLVTVNRELSLAREFLATQTKELDYLGRTATERLSEHAERLQSLVGENGEQVESIARVSVTALENMDKLRDNLPVIANSAKDVSNQIGGAGREAQGQLDELVQGFERLNEFGSASERQVGSLRKRIDEALDAFSAQADQLGTITTQRFAELRDNSENFRGELDSREVDALASIRARFEALRNEMAEADAITASEREAAMDSLRDRLDTMRRETAEAATAIRDGEAHALTAWRNQIEAMQERLHDAIGEVTRIDDAALDAANSRLTDLFGQAETVDARLIERNRLFAEETGRRQSDLSQAEEAAHAQLTERLAVLDEAIAERRAAQAEQLALMAAEGDELGERIAALGPMFQAISAQGREARVELTAGIAALTAKLDESRGALDDTDGAVSALTDASVRLLELIQASAKHSRDDLPEAMEASEARLAEIERRAEEVKNLLDQAKSAGEALTASMDTADLRSREAMAGVDDFHTRFGDTSAAQVEGIERLRGSLAELGEESAAISARAQGELRDAIGALETSAREALAAIETEQAERIAHIAGKVGEQSAHAIDEALREHTVEAISSLDLATERSAEAGREVMRQLRDQLAKVNELTGNLESRITHARERATEDVDNDFSRRVALISESLNSNAIDIAKVLSTEVTDTAWASYLRGDRGIFTRRAVRLLDNTEAREIAELYDSDHDFREHVSRYIHDFEAMLRTMLSTRDGNAVSVTLLSSDMGKLYVVLAQALERLRQ, encoded by the coding sequence ATGAGAAAGCGCTCGCTGATCCAGGCCGTCGACCAGACGACCGATGACACCACCACGGAAACCGAAGTTTCCGAGGCGGTTACCCAGCCAATTTCGAACGAGACTGAAGAGGTCTACGAAGAAGAATGGTATGCGGAGCCGGAACCGGTGCGCAGTTTCTCATGGGTGGTCCCGGCGCTCGCCATCCTCGCGATCCTTGGCTGGACCGGTTTCTTCGGCTGGGCCCATCGGGCCGAACTCCTCGCCGCCCCTGCCCCGACCGCCTGGACCGGCCTCATCACGCAATGGGCGGTACCAGTGCTGCTTATCGTCTCGCTCTGGCTGCTTGCCATGCGCAATTCGACCCGTGAGGCGCGGCGTTTTTCCGAGGTTGCGCAGACGTTGTCGGCCCAGTCCGCCGAACTCGAAACGCGGCTCGTCACTGTCAATCGCGAGCTGAGCCTCGCGCGCGAATTCCTGGCGACGCAGACCAAGGAACTCGATTATCTCGGCCGCACCGCGACCGAGCGCCTTTCCGAACATGCCGAACGCCTGCAATCGCTTGTCGGCGAGAATGGCGAACAGGTCGAGTCGATCGCGCGTGTCAGCGTTACTGCGCTGGAAAACATGGATAAACTGCGCGACAACCTCCCGGTCATCGCCAATTCGGCCAAGGATGTTTCGAACCAGATCGGCGGCGCCGGGCGCGAAGCGCAAGGCCAGCTCGATGAACTGGTTCAGGGCTTCGAACGGCTCAACGAATTCGGTTCGGCGAGCGAACGGCAGGTCGGATCGCTGCGCAAGCGGATCGACGAGGCGCTCGACGCATTTTCCGCGCAGGCCGACCAACTCGGCACGATTACGACGCAACGCTTTGCCGAGCTGCGTGACAATAGCGAAAACTTCCGCGGCGAGCTCGACAGCCGCGAGGTCGACGCGCTGGCCTCGATCCGTGCGCGCTTCGAAGCCCTGCGCAACGAGATGGCCGAGGCCGATGCGATTACTGCCAGCGAACGTGAAGCGGCGATGGACAGCCTGCGCGACCGCCTCGACACCATGCGCCGGGAGACGGCCGAAGCCGCCACGGCAATCCGCGACGGCGAGGCGCATGCGCTGACCGCTTGGCGCAACCAGATCGAGGCTATGCAGGAACGGCTGCACGACGCGATCGGCGAAGTGACGCGGATCGACGATGCCGCACTCGACGCCGCCAATTCGCGGCTAACCGACCTGTTCGGCCAGGCCGAGACCGTCGACGCGCGCCTGATCGAGCGCAATCGCCTGTTTGCCGAAGAAACCGGCCGCCGTCAGTCCGACTTGTCGCAGGCTGAAGAAGCCGCGCATGCACAGCTTACCGAGCGCCTCGCCGTGCTCGACGAAGCGATTGCCGAACGCCGCGCGGCGCAGGCCGAACAGCTGGCGCTGATGGCCGCCGAAGGCGACGAGCTGGGCGAACGGATCGCCGCGCTCGGCCCGATGTTCCAGGCCATTTCGGCGCAGGGCCGCGAGGCACGCGTGGAGCTTACCGCGGGAATAGCGGCGCTGACCGCCAAGCTCGACGAAAGCCGCGGCGCGCTCGACGATACCGACGGAGCGGTCTCCGCTCTGACCGATGCCAGCGTGCGTCTGCTGGAACTCATCCAGGCGAGCGCCAAGCACAGCCGTGACGACTTGCCCGAGGCGATGGAAGCCAGCGAGGCGCGCCTCGCCGAGATCGAGCGCCGGGCGGAAGAGGTCAAGAACCTGCTCGACCAGGCCAAATCGGCGGGCGAAGCGCTCACCGCGAGCATGGACACCGCCGACCTGCGCAGCCGCGAGGCAATGGCCGGGGTCGACGACTTCCATACGCGCTTCGGCGACACCTCCGCCGCGCAGGTCGAGGGGATCGAGCGCCTACGCGGGAGTCTCGCCGAACTGGGCGAGGAAAGCGCGGCAATCTCGGCGCGTGCGCAGGGCGAATTGCGCGACGCGATCGGTGCGCTCGAAACAAGCGCGCGCGAAGCCCTCGCCGCAATCGAAACCGAACAGGCCGAACGGATCGCGCATATCGCCGGCAAAGTCGGCGAACAAAGCGCCCATGCCATCGACGAGGCGCTACGCGAGCACACCGTGGAAGCGATCAGCTCGCTCGATCTGGCTACCGAACGCTCGGCCGAGGCTGGCCGCGAAGTCATGCGTCAGCTGCGCGACCAGTTGGCCAAGGTCAACGAGCTGACCGGCAATCTCGAAAGCCGCATCACCCATGCGCGCGAGCGTGCGACCGAGGATGTCGACAATGACTTCTCGCGCCGGGTTGCGCTGATCAGCGAAAGCCTCAATTCAAATGCCATCGACATCGCCAAGGTGTTGTCGACCGAGGTCACCGATACCGCCTGGGCCAGCTATCTGCGCGGCGACCGCGGTATCTTTACCCGGCGCGCGGTGCGACTGCTGGACAATACCGAAGCGCGCGAGATCGCCGAACTATATGACAGCGACCACGATTTTCGCGAGCATGTCAGCCGCTACATTCATGATTTCGAGGCGATGCTGCGCACCATGTTGTCGACCCGCGATGGTAATGCGGTGAGTGTCACGCTGCTCAGCAGCGATATGGGCAAGCTCTACGTGGTGCTCGCACAGGCGCTCGAACGCCTGCGGCAGTAA